Proteins encoded by one window of Salvia splendens isolate huo1 chromosome 7, SspV2, whole genome shotgun sequence:
- the LOC121740884 gene encoding U-box domain-containing protein 1-like: MDATATEGAHPPLMLSSGFLPAATLLESLILVSHDVASIEKAPFLQRKNISAMIRRICLLSSLFEEIKEQVQKQPLPPSSVLCLTELYSVIRRAKILIESSVQGSLLWNLMQTESISNQFHTLVKEMARALDILPLSLLDLTADTKEQVELLHKQATRAQLYVDHVEAQTRDHLIQAAVTNKEGSRKSKGFVDLVRVRDSLSSIGVNSPEQIAQEVSKLEAEAEKQAGTGGLVVVSNINSLISLISMSKSSVEENSTAHVDLKKRKLPTSNRQDQSFSSFMAMSVPAEFRCPILLDLMNDPVIVASGHTYDRSSIAQWINSGHHTCPKSGQRLIHMALIPNYALRSLIQQWCQENMIPTASEVERSSSKRRSSETAVDHISVTKAAADAVKMTAEFLVGKLAMGSQDIQRQAAYELRLLAKTGMDNRSIIAEAGAIPFLVTLLGSPDSRIQENAVTALLNLSIHENNKMLIMAAGAIDSIVEVLQSGSTMEAKENAAATIFSLSIIGEHKAIIGAHPRVIPALVRLLGEGTAAGKRDAATALFNLALFNANRGKVILSGAVPLLIELLTDDKAGITDDALAVLSLLLGCAQGLEEIQRSRDLVPLLIDLLRFGSSRGKENAITLLLGLCKDGGEEVAPRLLMNPYSIPSLQRLTADGSLKARRKADALLRILNRCCF, from the coding sequence ATGGACGCAACAGCCACGGAAGGTGCTCACCCTCCTCTGATGCTCTCCTCAGGGTTTCTTCCGGCTGCAACGCTGCTGGAGTCACTGATCCTCGTCTCACATGACGTGGCATCCATCGAGAAGGCTCCTTTCCTGCAGAGAAAGAACATCTCTGCGATGATCAGAAGGATTTGTTTACTGTCCTCGTTGTTTGAGGAGATCAAAGAACAAGTGCAGAAGCAGCCACTCCCACCATCTTCAGTGCTGTGCCTCACCGAGCTCTACTCCGTTATTCGGAGAGCCAAGATTCTGATTGAGAGCTCCGTGCAAGGCAGCCTCTTGTGGAATCTCATGCAAACtgagagcatctccaatcaGTTCCACACCTTGGTGAAGGAGATGGCCAGGGCGCTTGATATCCTTCCTCTCAGCTTGCTCGATTTGACCGCGGATACCAAGGAGCAGGTTGAGCTTCTCCATAAGCAGGCAACAAGAGCCCAGCTGTATGTGGACCATGTGGAGGCTCAAACAAGGGATCACCTCATCCAAGCTGCGGTCACAAACAAAGAGGGGAGCCGTAAGAGCAAGGGATTCGTTGATCTCGTTAGAGTCAGAGACAGTTTGAGCAGCATTGGTGTGAATAGCCCAGAACAAATTGCACAAGAGGTGTCAAAACTAGAGGCAGAAGCAGAGAAGCAAGCAGGGACAGGTGGGCTGGTAGTGGTTTCTAATATTAACAGTCTCATCTCCTTGATATCAATGTCGAAATCTAGTGTGGAAGAGAACTCAACAGCTCACGTGGATTTGAAGAAGCGTAAGCTGCCCACAAGCAATCGCCAGGACCAGTCATTTTCTAGTTTTATGGCAATGAGTGTACCTGCTGAGTTCCGCTGCCCGATCTTGCTTGACTTGATGAATGATCCTGTGATCGTGGCATCGGGGCATACTTATGACCGGAGTTCGATAGCACAGTGGATCAATTCCGGTCACCACACGTGCCCAAAGAGCGGGCAGAGGCTGATCCACATGGCCCTGATACCAAACTACGCATTGAGAAGCTTGATCCAGCAATGGTGCCAAGAGAACATGATCCCAACTGCATCAGAGGTGGAAAGAAGTAGTAGCAAGAGAAGGTCTAGTGAGACTGCTGTTGATCATATCTCTGTAACTAAAGCTGCTGCAGATGCTGTAAAGATGACGGCTGAATTTCTAGTAGGGAAACTAGCAATGGGGTCGCAGGATATCCAAAGGCAGGCAGCGTACGAGCTCCGGTTGCTTGCAAAAACTGGAATGGACAACCGCAGTATAATTGCTGAGGCAGGAGCTATTCCATTTCTGGTCACTCTTCTAGGTTCACCAGATTCGAGAATCCAGGAAAATGCGGTGACTGCATTGCTCAACCTCTCCATACACGAGAATAACAAAATGCTTATCATGGCTGCTGGAGCAATTGACAGCATAGTGGAAGTTCTGCAATCAGGAAGCACAATGGAAGCGAAAGAGAATGCAGCAGCAACAATTTTCAGTCTGTCAATAATAGGTGAGCATAAAGCAATAATCGGTGCTCACCCACGAGTTATTCCAGCATTGGTGCGGCTCCTAGGGGAAGGAACAGCTGCAGGAAAACGCGATGCTGCAACAGCGCTCTTCAACCTTGCACTCTTCAATGCTAACAGAGGCAAGGTAATACTTTCGGGCGCAGTTCCGTTGCTTATTGAACTGCTGACAGATGATAAGGCAGGTATCACAGATGATGCCCTAGCAGTGCTTTCCCTTCTCTTGGGATGTGCTCAAGGACTGGAAGAGATACAGAGGAGCCGCGATCTTGTGCCCCTTCTTATCGATCTTTTGAGGTTCGGGTCTTCCAGGGGGAAGGAGAATGCAATCACCCTTCTTCTCGGACTCTGTAAAGATGGGGGAGAGGAAGTTGCACCAAGACTGTTGATGAATCCTTACAGCATTCCTTCTCTTCAGAGACTAACAGCTGATGGCTCACTGAAAGCTCGACGAAAAGCTGATGCACTGCTTAGAATACTCAACAGATGCTGCTTTTAA